Proteins from a single region of Brassica napus cultivar Da-Ae unplaced genomic scaffold, Da-Ae ScsIHWf_1538;HRSCAF=2138, whole genome shotgun sequence:
- the LOC125597763 gene encoding paired amphipathic helix protein Sin3-like 6: MRRDREDGYTSRGETNGQSPTIRDALHYVSAVRNTFHDDIGKYETFLEVMKDFRAQRDDHNGVIKRIKVLFNGHNDLILGFNTFLPKKYTITFPLEEEKPKTRVGFQDAFSFVTKIKARFSSDEHAYKRFLDIMEMYRKERKSIIDVYEEVTILFKGHDDLLVEFLNFLPNCAAISDMLPRHSDKVENCDEKLVVFSGGNSTGNSLAKEGQGGYLNVAENGPIQDHQSCQDGGRDTDRADKTASSVSQIIASFQRM; encoded by the exons ATGAGGAGAGATAGAGAAGATGGTTACACTTCTCGAGGAGAAAC AAACGGGCAATCTCCAACCATACGTGATGCACTGCATTATGTCAGTGCTGTGAGGAACACATTTCATGACGACATAGGGAAATATGAGACATTCCTTGAGGTCATGAAGGACTTTAGAGCTCAGAG AGACGACCATAATGGTGTCATTAAAAGAATAAAAGTTTTGTTCAATGGTCACAACGACCTAATATTAGGTTTTAATACTTTCTTACCCAAAAAGTATACAATAACCTTTCCGTTGGAGGAAGAGAAACCGAAGACCAGGGTAGGTTTCCAAGATGCTTTCAGTTTCGTCACCAAGATTAAG GCAAGGTTCTCAAGTGATGAACATGCGTATAAAAGGTTTCTAGACATCATGGAGATGTATCGAAAGGAAAGAAAGTCCATCATTGATGTCTACGAAGAG GTTACTATTCTCTTCAAGGGTCATGATGATCTGCTCGTGGAGTTCCTTAATTTCTTACCTAATTGTGCTGCAATTTCTGACATGCTTCCAAGGCATTCTGATAAG GTCGAAAACTGTGATGAAAAGCTGGTTGTTTTCTCTGGTGGTAATTCTACTGGAA ATTCCCTTGCTAAAGAAGGTCAGGGAGGCTATTTGAACGTGGCAGAAAATGGGCCAATTCAAGATCATCAAAGTTGTCAAGATGGTGGAAGAGATACAGATAGAGCTGACAAAACAGCTAGCAGTGTAAGCCAAATTATTGCCTCCTTCCAAAGGATGTGA
- the LOC125597764 gene encoding paired amphipathic helix protein Sin3-like 6 translates to MRRDREDGYTSRGETNGQSPTIRDALHYVSAVRNTFHDDIGKYETFLEVMKDFRAQRDDHNGVIKRIKVLFNGHNDLILGFNTFLPKKYTITFPLEEEKPKTRVGFQDAFSFVTKIKARFSSDEHAYKRFLDIMEMYRKERKSIIDVYEEVTILFKGHDDLLVEFLNFLPNCAAISDMLPRHSDKVENCDEKLVVFSGGNFTGKSLAKEGQGGYLNVAENGRIQDHQSGQDGGRDTDRADKTASSVSQIIASFQRM, encoded by the exons ATGAGGAGAGATAGAGAAGATGGTTACACTTCTCGAGGAGAAAC AAACGGGCAATCTCCAACCATACGTGATGCACTGCATTATGTCAGTGCTGTGAGGAACACATTTCATGACGACATAGGGAAATATGAGACATTCCTTGAGGTCATGAAGGACTTTAGAGCTCAGAG AGACGACCATAATGGTGTCATTAAAAGAATAAAAGTTTTGTTCAATGGTCACAACGACCTAATATTAGGTTTTAATACTTTCTTACCCAAAAAGTATACAATAACCTTTCCGTTGGAGGAAGAGAAACCGAAGACCAGGGTAGGTTTCCAAGATGCTTTCAGTTTCGTCACCAAGATTAAG GCAAGGTTCTCAAGTGATGAACATGCGTATAAAAGGTTTCTAGACATCATGGAGATGTATCGAAAGGAAAGAAAGTCCATCATTGATGTCTACGAAGAG GTTACTATTCTCTTCAAGGGTCATGATGATCTGCTCGTGGAGTTCCTTAATTTCTTACCTAATTGTGCTGCAATTTCTGACATGCTTCCAAGGCATTCTGATAAG GTCGAAAACTGTGATGAAAAGCTGGTTGTTTTCTCTGGTGGTAATTTTACTGGAA AGTCCCTTGCTAAAGAAGGTCAGGGAGGCTATTTGAACGTGGCAGAAAATGGGCGAATTCAAGATCATCAAAGTGGTCAAGATGGCGGAAGAGATACAGATAGAGCTGACAAAACAGCTAGCAGTGTAAGCCAAATTATTGCCTCCTTCCAAAGGATGTGA